CCAGCAGCGTCGCCGCGCGCGCCGCGTTCCCGGCCAGCAGATGCGCCGCCAGCGCCCGCCGCAGCCGCCCCGTCCGCTCGAAGAACGCCGCGCCGCGCGCCGCCACCGCCCGCGCCTCCTCCGGCGGCAGCAGCCCCCGCAGGTGCGCGCGCAGCAGCGGATGCGCCCGGTACGTGTCCTCACCCGCGCGGGTCAGGAACGTCCCACTGCCCGCCAGCGCGTCCAGCAGGGTGCGCGCGCGCGGCTCGTCCAGCGCGTCCTCCAGCAGCGCCGGAATCAGCTCCTCGAACACGCTGCTGCGTGTCAGCAGACCCCGCAGGGACGGATCGAGCGGACCCAGCACCTCCTGCGCGAGGTACGTGAACAGCGTCCCCAGCGGCGCGTCCCCGCCCTCCAGGTCCGCCAGGTCCGCCAGCGTCACGCGGCCCTGCGCGGCCGCCTGCGTCAGGAACCGCACCGCGATCGGCCAGCCCTCGGTCGCCGCGTGCGCCGCCCGGACCTCCGCGCCCGACAGCATCAGGCCCTGCGACGCGAACAGCGCGGCGATCTCGGCGGGTGTGAACGCCAGTTCCGCCGCCGACAGGCGCGCCGCGTCCCCCGACACCTCCAGCCGCGCCAGTTCCGGCAGGTCCAGCGCCGTGCGCGACAGCAGCGCCACGCGGCCCTCGCCCGGCGCGAGGAGCTCCGCCAGCAGGTCCGCGCCCGGCGTACCCGACAGGCCCTGCGCCTCGTCCAGCACCAGCAGCGCCGCGCAGCCGTCCAGCACGTCCGCCACCAGCCCTGCCACCCGCCGCGGCGACGCCCCGCCCCCCAGCGCCTCCCCGGGCCGCGCCCCGCCCGGCAGACCCTGCACCGCCAGCGACAGACTGGCCGCCAGCACCAGCGGATCGGCGTCGTCACTGTCCAGCGTCAACCACGCCACCGGCCCGGGCCGCGCCGCAGCCGCCTCGGCCAGCGCCGTCGTCTTCCCGTACCCGGCCGGCGCGGTCACCAGCAACACCCGGGCGTCCAGCGCGGCCAGGAGGCGCGGGCGGGCCACCGCGCCGCGCACCGCCGGCAGCCGCGTGCGCCGCGCCGACGTCAGGTCCCGCCAGTGAAGGGTCACGCGCTGAAATCTAGCGTATTCCTGCGTGCTGAACGCCCGTTCAAGCCGGGCGCCCGGCGCGACTCACGCGGCTCACGCAACCCGGAAAACCCAGTCATCCACCCGACTCATGAGAGGACTAGCGTGCGCGCATGACGCTCCCGGCCCCACCCCCCACCACCGGCCACAGCGACCCCACCCCCGACCTTCAGCACGGCGCCGCGCCTCCAGTTGCGCGGCCCCGCCTGACCGCCCTGGACGCCTTCCGCGGCGCGACCGTCCTGCTCATGCTGCTCGTGAACAACGTCGCGCTGGGCGGCGCCACCCCCGCGCAACTCATGCATGCCCCGTTCGGCGGGCTGACCCTCACGGACCTGGTGTTCCCCTGGTTCCTGTACTGCGCCGGGGCGGCCCTGCCGTTCTCGCAGGCCGCCATGACCCGCGCGGGCCTGAGCGGCGCGGCCCGCACCCGCCGCCTGCTGGAACGCGCCGCGCTGCTGTACCTGCTCGGCGCATTCGAGACGAGCGTCACCACCCACCACCTCACACTGGGCCTGGGCGTGCTGCAACTCATCGCGCTCGCCACGCTCTTCGCCGCGCTGCTGGGCGACCTGCGCAGCCGCGCCCGCCTCCTGATCGCGGCGCTGCTGCTCGCCGGGTACGCCGCGTTCCTGAAACTCGGCGTGCACCCCGGCGGGATCGGCGTGATCAGCGAGACCAGCAACCCCGTCCAGGCCCTGAACGACGCCGTCCTGAACCCGCTGGGCCTGCGGGGCCTGATCTCCGTCATTCCCACCACCGCGCTCGTGCTGCTGGGCAGCGTCGCCGCGCGCGTCCTGTACCTGCGAGACCCGCGCGCCCCCGCCAAACTGCTGGGCCTGGGCCTGACCCTCAGCGCCGCGGGGTTCGGCTGGGCGGCCAGCGGACACCTGCCGCTCAGCAAGACCCTGTGGACTCCGCCGTACATCCTGTACGCGGCGGGCCTGGGCACCCTGGCGCTGCTGCTGACGTGGCTGATCGCCGACTCGGGGCGCGTGCCGCGCGGCGCGGCGCTGCTGCACCCGCTGACCATCCCTGGGCGCAACGCCCTGGCCGGGTACGTGCTGCCCATCCTGATCAAGGTCTGGATCCTGCAGGACTGGACGGTGGCCTGGACGGGCCGCGCGCAGCCCATCGGCGCGGCGCTGCTGACCCTCGCGCAGCGGCACCTCGGCGCGGTCGGCGGCGGCTGGACGTACACGCTGGGCTACGTCGCCGCCGTGTGGCTGGGCCTGGCCTGGATGGCCCGCCGCGACCTGATCCTGAAACTCTGACCCCTGCACGAGGTCCCCATGAACCGATCCCTGACCCTGCCCACCTTCTCGGCTGTGACGCTGCTCGCCCTGCTGGCCGCCCCCGCCCACGCCGCCCCCCCATCCATGACGCCCGCTGACCTGCACCTGGGCGGCCCCGCCTTCCGCGCCCTGGCCGCCGACTCGTACGCCCGCGCCGGACTGAAGGGCACCTTCGAGGACTGGCTGAACGCCGCCTACGCCCGCGCTGGCGTGACACTGGAAGGGCAGGCCACCCTGACGGGCACGCTGGACGCCCGCCGCGCCCACCTGAAGCGCCTCACGGGGACCGCGCACGATCAGCTGGCGCTGGACACCGCCGCCTGGGCGCACCGCTTCATCAAGGCCAGCATTCCCCGCTTCAGCCTGGAACGCGGCTACGAGTTCGCCGCGACCGCCTTGCACGGCGAGCGGCAGTGCCTCCTCCAGAGCACGATCATCGCCGCCCTGCTGCAACGCGCGGGCCTGGACGCCGGACTGGTCATGGTCTGGAAGAGTCAGACCGGGCAGGAAAGCAACCTGGGGCACGTCACCAGCGTGCTGCGCCTGCCCGGCGGGGACGTGCAGGTGGACGCCAGCGAACCCACGCCCTTCGCCCGCCACCAGGGCCTGCTGGCCCGCGTGGACGGCGCGTGGCGCTTCGTGACCCCCACCTTCCAGGGCGACCGCATGACCGCCTACGCCCGCGCGGACGGGCGGGGCCGGGTGCCCAGCGCGGGCCTGAGCTTCCTGAGCCTCGCCTACCTGCGCTCGCAGTACGACTACTACCGCGCCGAACGCACCGTGGGCGGCGTGCTCGGCACCGGCACTGGACGCAGCACCCCGCAGGGCCTGAAGACCAGCGAGACCCTGCTGCGCCGCGCCCTGAAAGAAGAACCCCGCAACGCCCTGGCCGCCAGCGTGCTGGGCACCACCCTGCGCAAGGAAGGCGAGAATGAGGCGGCCCGCACCCAGTACCGCGCCGCCGCGACCCTGTACGCCGCCCAGGGCCACACGCCCGCCGGGATGCAGGCCAACCTGAAGTGGGCCGCCACGACGGGCCGCTTCCCGAACCTGTTCGCCCCGATCCTCGCCCTGCTGACCCGGAGTGCCTCTTGACCCCCACCCGCCGACCGCTGCCGACCCTGCTGGCCACCCTCACCCTCGGCACGCCGACCCCGACCCTGGCCGCTCACGCCCCCACGTTCGCCACGCTGCCCGGCCAGATTCAACCCATCGCGCCCGGCACGCAGACCGCGCCGGAACTGCCCACCCTGACCCTCACGCCCGCCCTGGCGTACGTGCACACGGTGAACGTGCTCGGCAACGGGTTCATCACGGTCGCGCACGCCATCCTCACCCTGAACGCCGCGCAGCACGCCCAAGCCCGCCCCCTGGCCGAGGCGGCCGTGCAGCGCGTGTTCGCCGCGCGCCCCGACCTGACCGAGGTGGACGTCAGCGTGTATGACGCGGGCAGCTACGCCGGATTCGGCGGGCCGCTCCCCCTGCTGACCGCCAGCGTCCCCCGCGCCCGCCTGAACGACTTTCAGGCCTGGGCCGCCGGACGCGGCCCGTACGACCGCGCGTGGGTGAACCCCGGCCCCACCAGCGCCGCCACGCGCCCCGCCGACCGCGTCCGCGAGACCACCCCGACCCTCACCACCGACCCCGCCGCGCCCCTGACCGCGCAGAACCGCGCGCGACTGCGCGACACCACCGCCCAGGTCGCCGGCGGCGAACACGGCGGGCTCCTGTACCGCGCCCGCCGGGGCACCACGGATCTGGCCGCGCTGACCTTCGACGACGCGCCCCACCCGCTGTTCGAACCGCTGCTGCTCGACCTGCTGCGCCGCAGCGGCGCGCACGCCACGTTCTTCGTGATCGGCCGCAACGCCCAGGCGTACCCGTACTTCGTGCGCGACATGGCCGCCCAGGGTCACGAGGTCGGCAACCACACCTACCACCACGTCCGCCTGCCCCCCCTGAGCCCGGCGGCCGTCCTGGACGAACTTCAACGCACGAACGCCCTGCTGCGCGACCTGACCGGCAAACCCGTACGGTACTTCCGCCCGCCCGGCGGCGACTACACCCCTGCGACCCTCCAGGCGGCGCGCGACGCAGGCCTGACCACCGTGTTCTGGACGGACGACCCCGGCGACTTCCAGAACCCCGGTGACACCGTCCTGGAACGCCGCTACCGCACCCACCTGCACGCGGGCGGCATCGTGCTCCTGCATGACAACGCCCCGCAGATGCTCGACGTGCTGCGGGACTTCCTGCGCTACGCCCGGCAGGAGGGCGTCGCCCTGACGACCGTCGGCGGCCTCCCCAAATAACAGAAAAAGGGGAGAGGACGTGGAATCGTCCCCTCCCGCCCTGCTGTCCAGTCAGAGCGCCAGGTACGCCTCGCGCACGGCCGGGTCGGCCAGCAGCGCCGCGCCCGTCCCCTCCTTAACGACCTGCCCGTTCTCCAGCACGTACGCCCGGTGCGCCAGCTTCAGGCTGAGGTTCACGTTCTGCTCGACCAGCACCACCGTCACGCCCCGCGCGTTCACGGCCTTCAGCGCCTCGAACACCGTCTGCGTCATCAGCGGCGACAGGCCCAGACTGGGCTCGTCCACGACCAGCACGCTGGGGCGGGCCATCAGCGCGCGGCCCACCGCGACCATCTGCTGCTCGCCGCCCGACAGTGTGCCTGCCAGCTGCCCCGCCCGCTCCTGAAGGCGTGGGAACAGTGCGTACACCTCCGACAGCGTCTCGGCGGCGCGCGCGCGGGCAGCGGCACTCATGGCCGCGCCCAGCTCCAGATTCTCGCGCACCGTCATGTGCGGGAACAACTCGCGGCCCTCCGGGACGTGCCCCAGGCCCAGCGCCACCACGCGGCTCGGCTCGGCCCGCGTGATGTCCACCCCGCCCAGCGTGATGCGGCCCGCCGTGGGCTTCACCACGCCACTCACTGCGCGCAGCGTGGTCGTCTTGCCCGCCCCGTTCGCGCCGATCACCGCCACGAACTCACCCGGCGCGGCGTGCAGCGAGACGTCCCACAACACCTGCACCTTCCCGTACCCGGCAGCCAGACCCTCAATCCTCAGTTCCTGCCCCACGTCATTCGACGCGGGGGCCGTCCGATTCAATGTGTCGGTCATACCGGATTCATCCGATTCCCGACCTTCCGGAACACCACCGGAAGTCCGTCCATCTCCTGAAGTCCGTTCGTCATTGCTTCTCCCTCCGGTCGGGTTCGTCTCCGACTCACCGCAATTCCTGTCATGCGTGCAGCCCCTCTTCCGTGCCCAGGTACGCACTGACCACGCGCGGGTCGGCCGTCACCTCGCGGTACGTGCCCTGCGCGAGCACCTGCCCCTGATCCATCACGACCACCCGGTCCGCCAGATCCCGCACGACGGGCATGATGTGCTCAATGAACAGCACGCTCACGCCGCTGTCGCGCACACCGCGCACGAGCGCGACCGCCTCCTGCGCCTCGCCGGGACGCAGGCCCGCCATCACCTCGTCCAGCAGGAGCACGCTGGGATTCGTCGCCAGGGCGCGCGCCACCTCCAGTCGCTTGTCCTGCAACAGCGTCAGTTCATGCGCGGCCTTGTCGGCGTGCGCCGCCAGCCCGGTGCGTTCCAGCAGCGCCCACGCCCGCTCGCGCGCCTCCGGCAGGCGCTGACCGGGCTTCCCGAACAGGGCGCCCACCGTGACGTTCTCGTGCACGGTCATCTCCGGGAAGGGCCGCACGATCTGGAACGCGCGGCCCAGCCCGGCGTGACAGCGGGCCTCCATGGGCTGATCGGTCACGTCGCGGCCCATCAGGTGCAGCCGCCCCGCCGACGGGCGGTACACGCCGGACAGCAGGTTCAGCAGTGTCGTCTTGCCCGCCCCGTTCGGCCCGATCACTGCCAGGATCTCGCCCTGCTGGTGCGTGAACGACACGTCCTGCACGGCCTTCAGGCCGCCGAAGCGCTTCGAGAGGCCCTCGGCGCGCAGGACCTCCACGCCCTGCGGGGCGGGGGAGGGGACGCCCCTGGTTGCAGTGGCAGTCACAGGTCACCTCCGTGTTTCCTGCCCCGGCGCAGGCCCATCAGGCCGCGCGGGAGCCACAGGATGCTCAGCATCAGCACCAGCCCGTACACGACGAGGTACCCGTTCTTCACGCTGTTGTGCAGCACTTCCTCGGCCACGCGCAGCACGGTCGCGCCCAGTACCGGTCCCAGCGTCGTGTACAGCCCCCCGAAGATCGAGGTGGTCAGCGGCGCGATGGAGTTCGCCAGGCTGAAGGTCTCCAGCGGGTTGATGAAGAACGTCTTCCCGGCGTACAGCACGCCCGCCAGCGCGGCCAGGCAGGAGCTGATGAAGAACGCCAGCAGCTTGAAGCGCACGATGCTCACGCCCAGCACCCGCGCGGTTTCCTCGCCCTGCCGGATCGCGGCGAACGCGAAGTGCAGCCGCGTCAGGCGCACCGCCAGACTGACGAGCACCGTGAACGCCAGCAGCCCCCACGCGAGCCCATACTGCGCGCGGCTGTTCCCGCCCAGCAGCGCGGGCACGAGCAGGCCGGTCGCGCCGCCCGCGACGCTCTCGGGGAGATTCTGGATGATCGTGCGGACCACCTCCGTGAACGCCAGCGTGGCGATCGCGAAGTACATGCCGCTCAGGCGCATCGTGACCGTGCCCAGGATCAGGCTCACGCCGCCAGCCAGGAGTGCCGCGACCGGCATGGCCAGCAGCCACGGCAGGCCCGCTTTCAGCAGCAGTGCGTACCCGTAAGCGCCCAGCCCGTAGAACGCCGCGTGCGCGAGGCTCACCTGCCCGCTGCGCGCCAGGATGTCCCACGACAGCGCCATGATCCCCGCCACCAGCGTGAAGAACGCGATCTGCAGCAGGAACTCCGAACGGGTGCCCAGTGGCAGGAACGGGAACAGCGCCGCCAGCAGCAGGAACCCCAGCAGGGGCAGGACCGCGCCCGGCGTGATCTCCCGGCGCGGCGCCGCACGCACCGGTGCGCCGGCTTCGGCCTGACGGGCGCTCATTTGGCGCCCCGGAAGGACCGCAGCACCAGCGTTCCGAAGATCATCAGGAAGAACACCGCGTCACTCCAGCCGCCGCCGCCCGGCACGTACGTCTGCACCAGCGCCTCGCTGACGCCCAGCAGCACCGATGCCCACAGCACGCCCGTCAGGTTCCCCAGGCCCGCCATGACGATGATCGCGAAGGCCTTCAGCGCGAACACGAGCCCCACCGTCGGGGACGCGAACAGCAGCACGCTGACCAGCACGCCCGCCACCGCCGCCAGCCCGCAGCTCACGCCGAACGCGATCAGGTACACGCGGTCCACGTTGATGCCGATCAGCTGCGCTCCCCGGCGGTTCTGCGCCACGGCCCGCATCTGGCGGCCCAGCGTCGTGCGGTACAGCACCCCGTACAGCGCGGCCAGCAGCAGCGCCGCCAGCCCGAACGCCAGCGCCTTCGGGCCGCCCACGCTGAGGTCACCCAGTTGCAGGCTGCTCGCCTGGTACGGCGTGCTGACCGTGCGGGTGTTCCCGCCCAGCAGCATCAGCGCGAGGTTCTGCAGCAGGATGCCCAGCCCGAACGTCAGCAGCATCTGGTTCAGTTCCGGGGCCAGCAGCACGTGCCGGATGCTCACCCGGTACGTCAGCGCCCCGATGGCGAAGACCGCCACCGCGATGACCGGCAGGCTCAGCAGCGGATCGACGCCCAGAAAGGCGCTGCCCGCCCACGCCAGGAACGCCCCGATCATCAGGTATTCCCCATGCGCGAAGTTCACGATGCCGACCACACCCACCGCCAGCGCCAGCCCCGACGCGACGAGCGCGTACAGGCCGCTCTGCAGCAGGCCGTTGACCAGCGTCTGCACAAATAAGTCCATCTCTCTTCCTCCCCTCGACCCTGCGAGGACGCCGTCCAGAAAAACGCTCCGGGCCCCGAACTGCCGGGGACGTGCTTCCCGGCAGCTCACAGCCCAGAACTCACAGCTCGGAGCCCATCACTCAGGGCGTTACTTGCCGTACACCATGGGTTTCTGCGCGAACTTGATCGGGTAGACCGGCACGCGCGCGTCCCCGAGGTACTGGAAGTGCAGCCAGTTCCCGGCCTTGAAGCCCTGGTACTTCGTTTTCAGGCTGGGGCTGAAGGTCAGCTGCCCGAACGGCGTGGACACGTTCGTCTTCGCCATCTCGGCGGCGACTTTGGCCTTGTCGGTCGTGCCCGCGCGGTTGATCGCGGCGGCCAGCGTCTTGAGGTTCACGTACGCCAGCGGCGCGAAGTACTCGTCGGTCACCGTGCCGTACTTCTTCTTGTACGCGGCGACGAACGCGCGGCTGTCCTTGTTGGGGCTGGTGGACAGCCACAGGCTCAGGCCCGCGACGTTGTCGGCCAGTTTGTTCTTCTCGAAGCCGACGGGCCAGCTGGGGGGCGTGCCGTACAGCAGGCCCAGCTGCAGGTTCTGCTGCTTGATCTCGGTCGCCAGGGGCAGGGCGTCGGTGTCGTACCCGACCCAGTACAGGATGTCGGGCTTCGCGGCCTTGGCCTTGCTGACCAGCGGGCCGAAGTTGCCGCTGCCGGTCTTGAACTTCTCGGTCATGACGACGTTGAACCCGGCCTTCTTGAAGGCGTCCACGGTCGCGTCGATGCCCGCGCTGCCGAAGGGGCCGTCCTCGTACGCGATGGCGATGTTCTTGGCTTTCTTGTACGTCTTGAGGTACTTGAAGTACCCGAGGATCGCCTCGAAGTTGTAGTACGACCAGGGGTGGTAGTGGAAGAAGTACGGGTGGTCCGCGAAGGCGTCCTCGACGGGCACGGCGGCCGCGCCGATCCAGGCCATGAAGGTGCCGTACTGCTTGGCGGGGCCGCTGATGGCGATGCTGGTGGCGCTGCTCACGCCGCCCGCCATGAAGTCCACCTTCTCGACCGTCACGAGTTTCACGAATTCCGGCACGGCCTTGGCGGGGGCGCTGCCGTCATCGGCGAATTCCAGTTCCAGGGGTTTGCCGAGCACGCCGCCTGCCTTGTTGATCTCGTCGAGTGCCAGCTGGTACCCGCTTCGTGCGGCCTGCCCGGACACGCTGCCCGCCCCGCTCAGGGGAAGCAGCACGCCGACCTTCACCGCGCTCGCGCCGGACAGCGCAAGCAGAATGCCCGTCATCAGGAGTGTTTTCATGTTCGCCCGGCAGTCTAGGACCGTCTCGTCACACGGGCGTTACACCTGCCGCTGACCGGGCGTGTAACCGGCCCGTGACGCCCCCCACCTAGCCTGAACCGCGATGCGAGACAGTCAGTGGACCTGGACCCCGGGCGACTCCCCCGGCCTGTTCGAACTGCGGGGTGACCTGAACGTGGCGGGCGTCCCCGTCCCCGTGCGCCTGGGCGGGCGCGCCTGGGGTGAACTGAACGCCGCGCGCGACAACGCCGTGTTGGTCTGCCACCACTACACCGGCACCATGCGCGCCGCCGGGGTTCAGCCTGACGGGACGCCCGGCTGGTGGGCGGCGCTGATCGGCCCCGGGCGGGCGCTGGACACCGACCGGTTCCACGTGGTGTGCCTGAACAGCCTGGGGAACGTGCAGGTGCGCGACCCGCAGGTCGTCACGACCGGCCCCGCCACGCCCCACCCGGACGGGCAGCCGTGGGGCGAGCGGTTCCCGGCGTGGACGATGGCGGACCTGCACGCGGCGCAGTGTGGCCTGCTGCGCGCGCTGGACGCTCCGCGCTGGCACGCGGTGGTCGGTCCCAGCTTCGGGGGGATGCAGGCGCTGCAGTGGGCGGCGCGCGCTCCGGCGCTGGCGCCGCGCGTGGCGGCGGTCGTGACCAGCCCGGTGACGGGTCCGGTGCTGCGCGGCGTGTTCGGGCCGCTGCTGCACGCGGCGGCGCAGGGTGACCCGGACGCGGCGCTGCACGAGACGCTGCGCCTGATCACCTTCTTCGGGCTTGGCGCGGACGGCATGGACCTGCTGTTCCGCGAGGAGGACGTGGACGCCTACCTGCGCACCCGCACCGCGACTGCCGACCTGAGCCACGTGCTGGACATCGGCCGGGCCGTGCAGACCCACGACCTGATGGAGGTCGCCCCGCTGGACGAGCTGTGCCGCCGCTGGCGCGACCTGGGCACCCGGCTCCTGAGCGTGAACGTGCGCGGCGACCAGTTCTTCCCCGCCGCCGAGATGCGAGATTTCGCCGCCCGGACGCAGGAGGCGGGTGTATCGCACACCCACCTGGAATTCGACTCGCCGCGCGGGCACCTGGGCGGCCTGACCGACACCGCCGCCTTCGAGGACGCCCTACGGGACCTGCTGGGCGCGGCGCCGATCCCGCCCGCGCTGGACGTGGCGGAGGTGCGCCATGTCTGATGGAGGCATGACCCGCACTCTGGTGGCCCTGCACGGGAATTTCGCGTCCGCCCGCTGGTGGGTGGACCTGCTGGCCGATCCGCCTGCAGGGTGGCGGGTGCTGGCCCCGGACCTGCCGGGCTTCGCGGGCACGCCCCACAAGGGTGAGATCTCGATTGGATCGTACGCGGACTGGGTGCAGGACTGGCTGCGCGCGCAGGGTATCGAAGGGCCCGTGCTGCTGGGACACTCGCTGGGCGGCGCGGTGGCGCTGGAGGTCGCGGCGCGTGAGCCGCAGGCCCTCTCGGGTCTGGTCCTGGCGGCCAGTGCGCCCCTGGGTGGGCTGGTCACGCCGGAGGAGAACTACCCGGTGCTGGAACTGCTGCGCACCACACCGCCGCTGATGGAGGCCAGCCTGGGCGCGCTGTTCCCGTCGCGGCGCCCCGCGAACTTCGCGGACCTGCTGGCGGACGGCGCGAACATGGCCGTCACGCACTACAGCGGGAACGCCCGCGCGCTGGCCGCGTGGCGGGTGGATGCGGCGCCCCTGGCCGGGCTGCCCACGCTGGTGCTGGGTGGTGAACTGGACCCGCTGATCACGCCGGACATGGTGCGCGCGCAGGCGACGGCGCTGGGCACGGCGGCCACCATCCTGCCCGGGCGCGGTCACGGGTTCCCGCAGGAGGACCCGGCCGCGTTCCGCGCGCTGCTGGACGGGTTCCGCGCGCTGCTGGACGGGTTCCTGTCCAGCCTCCCCATCTCCTAACGACCGTTCGTTCTACACTGGAGCCAACATGAACAAGGTGTACCCCGACGCCCGCGCGGCGCTTCACGACATCGTCGCCGACGGCCAGACCATCGCCGTGGGCGGCTTCGGCCTGTGCGGCATTCCCGAACAGCTCATCCTCGCGCTGCGCGACAGCGGCGCGACCGGCCTGACCGCCGTCAGCAACAACGCCGGCGTGGACGGCTGGGGCCTGGGCCTGCTGCTCGAAACCCGCCAGATCCGCAAGATGATCAGCTCCTACGTCGGCGAGAACAAGGAATTCGAACGCCAGTACCTCGCCGGGGAACTCGAACTGGAATTCACCCCGCAGGGCACCCTGGCCGAACGCATGCGCGCCGGGGGCGCGGGCATCCCCGGCTTCTACACCAAGACCGGCGTGGGCACCACCGTCGCCGAGGGCAAGGAACACAAGGACTTCGACGGTCAGACGTTCATCCTGGAACGCGGCATCGTCGCCGACGTCGCGCTGGTGAAGGCGTGGAAGGCGGACCGGGCCGGGAACCTCGTGTACCGCAAGACCGCCCGCAACTTCAACCCCATGGCGGCCACCTGCGGCAGGGTCACGGTCGCGGAGGTCGAGGAGATCGTGGAGATCGGGCAGATCGACCCGGACGACGTGGACACCCCCGGCATCTTCGTGCAGCGCGTCGTGCTGAACGCTGCGCCCGAGAAACGCATCGAGCAGCGCACCGTCCGCGCAGGCTGAACCGGACATTGAAAAGGGGGCGGTCCGGTGGCTGAGCCTGGACCGCCCTCTGGTTCACGCCTCCTGCCACCACCGGTCGAAGGGCGTGACCGGCACGGCGCGCTTGTGGCGGGTGACGCGGTACATCCGCTCCAGTGTCTCGGCCACCTCCGGCGCGACCTCCTTCCCTTCGAGGTAGTCGTCGATCTGGGCGTACGTCAGGCCCAATGCCACTTCATCGGGGAGGCCGGGGCGGTCGTCCTCCAGGTCGGCGGTGGGGACCTTGCGCCACGTCTCCTCGGGTGCGCCTAGGAATTCAAGGAGCTGTGCGCCCTGGCGTTTGCTCAGGCCGGTCAGGGGCGTGACGTCCACGCCGCCGTCCCCGTACTTCGTGAAGAAGCCCGTGACCGCCTCGGCGGCGTGATCGGTGCCGACCACCAGCAGGTTCAGCTGCCCGGCCAGCGCGTACTGCGCGACCATCCGCTCGCGGGCCTTGATGTTCCCCCGCACAAAATCCCGCAGCTCGCCGCCCACGCCCGTCTCGGCCAGCGCGGCGGCGGCGGCCCGGCTGGCGGCGTCCACGGCCTCTTTCACGTTCACCGTCACGCTCCGGTCGGGGCGGATGAACGTCAGGGCGCGCTGCGCGTCCGCCTCGTCCGCCTGCACGCCGTACGGCAGGCGCGCCGCCACGAACGTCGCCTCGGCACCGTCGGCGCGCAGGCGTTCGGCGGCCAGCTGGCACAGTCGCCCCGCCAGGGTGCTGTCCTGACCGCCACTGATCCCCAGCACGAACCCCCGCGTGCCCGACGCGCGCAGGTACGTGCACAGGAACGCCACGCGCCGCTCCACCTCCGCCGCCGGGTCCACCGTGGGCCGGACTTCCAGTTCCCTGATGATGCTCTGCTGCGCCCTCATGCGGCGCAGTATTTCACCTGCACGCAAGTGGCGCAGGCGGGCCCTCGAGAACGCTCTACACTGAACGGGTGACCGAGGCGCCCACGCGACTGCAACTCCCGGACCACGCGCCAGCCG
The Deinococcus sedimenti DNA segment above includes these coding regions:
- a CDS encoding alpha/beta fold hydrolase produces the protein MRDSQWTWTPGDSPGLFELRGDLNVAGVPVPVRLGGRAWGELNAARDNAVLVCHHYTGTMRAAGVQPDGTPGWWAALIGPGRALDTDRFHVVCLNSLGNVQVRDPQVVTTGPATPHPDGQPWGERFPAWTMADLHAAQCGLLRALDAPRWHAVVGPSFGGMQALQWAARAPALAPRVAAVVTSPVTGPVLRGVFGPLLHAAAQGDPDAALHETLRLITFFGLGADGMDLLFREEDVDAYLRTRTATADLSHVLDIGRAVQTHDLMEVAPLDELCRRWRDLGTRLLSVNVRGDQFFPAAEMRDFAARTQEAGVSHTHLEFDSPRGHLGGLTDTAAFEDALRDLLGAAPIPPALDVAEVRHV
- a CDS encoding alpha/beta fold hydrolase — encoded protein: MTRTLVALHGNFASARWWVDLLADPPAGWRVLAPDLPGFAGTPHKGEISIGSYADWVQDWLRAQGIEGPVLLGHSLGGAVALEVAAREPQALSGLVLAASAPLGGLVTPEENYPVLELLRTTPPLMEASLGALFPSRRPANFADLLADGANMAVTHYSGNARALAAWRVDAAPLAGLPTLVLGGELDPLITPDMVRAQATALGTAATILPGRGHGFPQEDPAAFRALLDGFRALLDGFLSSLPIS
- a CDS encoding CoA transferase subunit A, whose amino-acid sequence is MNKVYPDARAALHDIVADGQTIAVGGFGLCGIPEQLILALRDSGATGLTAVSNNAGVDGWGLGLLLETRQIRKMISSYVGENKEFERQYLAGELELEFTPQGTLAERMRAGGAGIPGFYTKTGVGTTVAEGKEHKDFDGQTFILERGIVADVALVKAWKADRAGNLVYRKTARNFNPMAATCGRVTVAEVEEIVEIGQIDPDDVDTPGIFVQRVVLNAAPEKRIEQRTVRAG
- the nadE gene encoding ammonia-dependent NAD(+) synthetase, translated to MRAQQSIIRELEVRPTVDPAAEVERRVAFLCTYLRASGTRGFVLGISGGQDSTLAGRLCQLAAERLRADGAEATFVAARLPYGVQADEADAQRALTFIRPDRSVTVNVKEAVDAASRAAAAALAETGVGGELRDFVRGNIKARERMVAQYALAGQLNLLVVGTDHAAEAVTGFFTKYGDGGVDVTPLTGLSKRQGAQLLEFLGAPEETWRKVPTADLEDDRPGLPDEVALGLTYAQIDDYLEGKEVAPEVAETLERMYRVTRHKRAVPVTPFDRWWQEA